From the bacterium genome, the window GGGACGATCCGGCAGTGTGATCTCGAGCGCTGCTCGTTTGGTGTGGGTGCTTTCCGTGAACTTGAGCTGACTGAGTCTGGCCGAGCCAGCCGGGTCTTTGAAGAAGCGGCTGATAGATTTCGGGAGATTGGCAACCTCAAGGCTGAACGTATTACCGACGCCACTGAAGAGTTCGAGCGTCAGGTCGTAGGTCGCGGTCTTGCCAAGTTCGACCTCCTGGGAGAACTGCTCGGACTGGACATTGACCTTGTTGGAGGAAGCATCCTTCTGGAGGAAGATCTTCATCGACCGAGAGGAGCCGTTGCCGTAGATAAGATAGACGGTGACAGCATCGAGATCCTGCAACAGGGTGAAATCTACCGTTTGCGGCGAACCGTGGCGCAGTTCCGGAATTTTCGCTTCGTAGGGTTGGCTGATGATGGAGCTCTGGTCGTTCAGAATGGAGACATAGACATTGGGGATGACATCGGGCTGAAGAGACCGGAAGAGTTCATCATCGATATTAAGCAGTTTCTGAAATTCCGCATTGCCTCCGGAGGTGTTGTCCAGCGTGATCCTGACATGGCGCGCGCCATCCTTGGCGTAATACTTGATCGCCGACTTGACCGAGATGTACTGCTCTTCGAAGAGCACGGCCAGCAGCGACTGCTGGTAGTTGACCTCAGCATCGCTGAGGCGGCTCTTGATCTGGTCGAGTTCCGACCGGGAGATCAGTTGGCGATCGAAGAGATCTTTCTGTCGGTCGTACTCCGCTTTCAGCAATTCGTAGGACTCCTTGGCCCGTTTGAGGCCGAGGAGCCGATACTGGTCATCGCGCTGATTGAAGGCGGTGGTCGCCTGGCCGAACGATTCGGGCGTCAGGGTGACGAGCGACAGGACAAGGATGGAGAGGATCTGGCAGATGCGGTTCATGCGTGGCTCAGCCCTTCTTGATAACGGTGCGGAATTGTGATTCCTGCTTGGTGAAAGTAGCTTTCAGTTCCTTGCCGTCATGCAAGACGGTAATGGTGACCGGGTCGCCGATCTTGATCGCATCGAAGGCGGATTCAAATTCGGCAACGGTGGTGACTGGCTTATCCTGCAAGTGGGTGATGATGTCACCTTGTCCGATGGCGGCGTCGCCAAGGATGGATTTCGCGTGGGGCATTTTGCCGGCCACGACAATGTCCTTACCCTTGTTGCCGATCATCAGTCCGGTGCCGCCGACAGCAGTGACATTCTCGACGCTGGGGTCGATTTGTATCGAGTGGGAGCCTTGCGCTTCCCAATTCTGGCCGGCATCACCCTCGGAGACGATCATTTTTCGCTGTGGGAGTGATTCCGGGTCTGCCTTCTTGACAGTGACCATCATCATTTTCTCGCCGCGCTTGATCCCCATTTTCAGGTCCTGGCCGATCTGGAGGCTGTCATACAGAGCGGAGATCTCTTTGGATGACCCGATCTTTTTGCCGTTGGCCATCATGATGATGTCTCCCTGCTGCAGGTCGACAGACGCGTAGGCTTTCGGGCGGGACTGGGCGGGGGAGATAGCCTCGACAGTGACCTTTCCTTCGCGTTCAATGGCCACCATGCCGACCTCGGGGAGCATCCAGAGCTGGCCGGGTTCACCCATGATGCGCATTTCGTGGCGCGGCTGTTTTTCTTCCTTGGTTTGGGCGGTAGTCGTTAGAGCCGTTACGGCGAGAGAAAAGAGCAGCCATCCAATTGTCTTGAGCATGTTAGTTCCTCCTGTTGTGCTTTGAGCTACGGGAGAAGGTAGGGGGCGAGTTGCAGGTTGCGAAGTTAACTTCTGTTAGCGGATGTTAAGAGATGTTAAGCCTGTGGATTTTGTTGAGAGAGCACGTATATTAGAGCATGCATCTCTCGCGACACATAGTCAGCGCGATCATTGTGTTGATCGTACTCTCCCTCGCCGGCCTGGTGATGGTGCAGTCGTTTTTGCTCAGCAATGCCCGCGAATTGGAAGAACAGGCTTTTCAGCGGAATGTCCTGGCCGCGTTGAATGCCGCCACACAGAAGCTGGAGACGGGCGAAACTGCGCGGCGGATCGTGATCACCATGGGGGCACAGTTCAGCGGGGTCGATTCACTCGGCAAATCGATGCTGTCAATCCAGGAGTCGATGGTCGCGCATACGGCAGTCGGGGTCTGGACGTCCGATAGTTTGTCATGGCGGGAGAATGTCGAGAGCGACACCAGACTGTTCAATCGGGAGGTGCATCCGCCGATCCCGCCGGTTGAAATGGAGGAGCGGGCGATACGGTATCGCGTGCCGGAAAAGCAGCATGTCCGGATCGTGGCATTTTCGGCGGTGAGCGGCCGGGACACGACACTTGTGGATACGGTCAAACTTCCGGGGGACTATCGGATCGAACTGACGGATTCATCTTTTGCCGCCCAGAGCTACATTTTCAAGTTTGCCAATGATTCATCCTCGATACTCCTGCATGTGGACAGCACATTCAAAAGCAAACTTCCGCCAACTTCGCTGGAGTTGGGGAAAAAGAGCGAGATGGTCAGTCGGGTGGTGAACAATCTGGTCTTTGCGGAGATGGAACCGATCGAACGTCGGGTCGACTACCCGAAACTTGATTCCGTACTCGGGATCACCCTGCGTGAGTCGGGGATAGACCTGGCGTATGCGTTCGGCGTGATCGGGAATAATGACTCACTGCGCATGGCGCGGCCATCTCAGTATCGGGAAGAACTGCAGGCATCGCCGCTTCGGTCGCGGCTATTCCCTAATGATCTTTTTGCGGCCGCGAACGAGCTGGTGGTTTATTTCCCGGAGGAACGGTCTTTCATCTGGCAGCAGGTGACGCCGCTACTGGTAGCGACAATGGTTTTCATGCTGATCATCACGCTTTGCTTTGCCTATACGATACGGACGATCATGCGGCAGAGGAGATTTGCCGAGCTGACGGTGGATTTCATCAATAACATGACGCATGAATTCAAGACGCCGATCTCGACTGTCAACCTGGCCGCCGAAGCGTTGCTGAAGTCCGAGCCGGGGGCGGAGAGTAAGACGGTGCGCTACGGCAAGATGATCCTGGATGAAAATCAACGGATGCGAAATCAAGTTGATAAGATCCTGCAGATGGCGGTACTGGAAGAGGGAGATTTTGAACTGAGCCTATCGGATGTTGACCTGCATCAGGTGATCGGGAAAGCGGCGGAGCATCTGAGCCTGCATGTAGAGCATCGAGACGGCAAGGTGGATTGTCGACTTGAGGCGCCGCACCATATCGTCAAGGCAGACCCGGTACATTTGAGCAACATCATCAGCAATATTCTGGATAATGCCAACAAGTACTCGCCGGAACATCCACAGATAACGATCAGTACGCGAAACGGCGATGGCGGCGTATTTGTGCGGATATCGGATAACGGTATCGGGATCCGGGAGAAAGATCTGAAACAGGTGTTCGACAAATACTACCGGGTACCATCGGGGAATATTCACAATGTGAAGGGATTCGGTCTCGGGCTGGCGTATGTCAAGTTGATGGTGGAGGCGCATTCCGGACGGATCCGGATAGATAGTCAGTTCGGAAAAGGGACGGATGTGGAAATATATCTGCCGGTGGTCGAGTCAGTGGAGCAGGACGGATGAACGAAAAGATCCTGTTACTCGAAGATGACGCCAACCTTGGTTCGATCCTGCAGGAGCATCTGCAGATGCAGGGGTATGGAGTGACGCTCTGTACGAATGGGATCGACGGGATCAACGCATATCGCGGGGGGCATTTTGCGCTCTGCCTGGTGGATGTGATGATGCCGAAGATGGACGGGTTCACGTTCGCCCGGGAGATCCGTTCGACCGATGACCAGACGCCGCTGATCTTCCTGACGGCGAAATCGCTGAAAGAAGATAAGATCGAAGGGTTCAAGATCGGATGCGATGATTACCTGACCAAGCCGTTCAGTATTGAAGAGCTGTTGCTTCGGATCCAGGCGATCCTGAAACGTGCAGGTGGGAAGAGCCGGGATGACTCAACTATTTCGCAGTTCGTGATCGGCGGGTATCAGTTTGATGCGACGAGACAGCTCCTTCGATTCAAGGAGAAGCAATACAAGTTGACGCCAAAGGAAGCTGAGCTACTGAAGCTGCTCTGTCTGCATATGAACGAAACGCTGGAGAGAGAAGTGGCGCTGAAAAAGGTCTGGGGGGATGACAACTATTTCAGCGGGCGGAGTATGGATGTGTTTGTGTCGCGGTTGCGGAAGTATTTCAAGGATGATCCGCGAGTGGAGATCATGGGGATACATGGGAAGGGGTTCCGGTTGATAGTGAGCTAGAGGGGATACTTTTTTGGGCTTCGACTGCGCTCAGCCCAATTGACAATTCAATTGTCTTCATAGAAACGTTCAATCAAAAAGTCTATCTCTCAACCGAGAGGGGCAGAGGTTGCTTCAAAGTCACGGAGGTCAGATTTGTGCTCGAGCGAGCTCGGTGGCCGCGACTTTTCGCAATGACAGGTTGGGTACAATTGTCACAAAGAGGGATATGGCATAAAGACGATTAGGTGGAAAACAAAAAGGCCGACGGAAGTCGGCCTTTCATGTTTTGGAGGGAAGCGGTATGTTATTCGCCGGCGCGGAAGATCCCCATGACGTTGCCATCGGGGTCGGAGAACCAGGCGAATGCGCCCATGCCGGGGATGGGAGTCGGGGGAAGAATCGTTTTCCCGCCGAGCGATTCAGCTTTGTTAAGGCTGGCCTGCAGATCCTCGACCTGGACATAAATAGTCACATACGGGTGTCCGCCGGGTGGGACGGAGGAGACTCCGCCGCCGATGGAGTTTGGGCCGGTCGGGCTGACCATGCCATAGTCGCCGCCTTCGCCGAAAAGTTGATATTCCCAGTCAAAGAGTTTGCCATAAAAATCGCGCAGTTTGCCGCCGTTGTGGCCGGCGATTTCGAAATGTACGACCGGTTTTGACATCAAGGTGTCTCCTTCTCTACTGTTTCGTTCGGTTATGCAGTTCTGGTCCGTACCTGACCGTACCGCTGAGTGATATATCCAAGAATAAGTCCGACCAGAGAACCCGGGATCATGATCTCCAGCCAGTAATGACTGCCGTCTTCATTGGGCATCGCCGCAATAAGGAAAGCGAGGAAGAGGCCAACCGCAAAGCCAACGACCAGTCCGAGTGGGAGTGAGTTGTATTTCTTTGCGACATAGCCAATAATTATACCCGCGATCATCCCTTTGACGGTCGAGCCAATGACAATGCCGACGATCATCGGGGCGGCCTCGGGGGTGAAGAGCGCGGTGAGGCCATCGAGGGCACCCAGTATCGCGCCAAAGAGCAAGCCAAGTAACGGCTTAGACATGTTATTCCTCCTGCAATGAATAATTGGTGGTTGTCTTCTCTACTGCTCTATTACGCGTGGCGCGAATTTCCTTTAAATCTGCAAGAAGAAAAAAATCAGGTACCGCACCAACATATAGCCAAAGAGAATAAACAAAATCACTTTGTTGCGACCGGCCCATCGCGAGGTGATCTCCCAGATCGACTCTTTATAGGCGGTCACCGGTTCGTTGTCCAGATAACGAGCGATATCGCGGGAAAGATCATTGGCTGATTGATACCGCTCAGATCTTTCGGTTCGAAGAGATTTGAGGCAGACCGCTTCAATCCGTTTGGGGATCGATCGCTGCAGCTCGCGGGGGGGAAGAAGTCGCCCGGATGTTTCGTCCTTCAACGGGTGTTTGCCTGTCAGCAGGAAATAGAGAATGGCGCCGAGTGAATAGATGTCTGATCGCTGATCAATGAGCGACGGATCGCCGCTGGCTTGCTCGGGGGACATGTAGGCAGGAGTTCCCATAACGGCACCAGAGTCAGTGATGGCGGGGTTATCCTTCTTAAGAAGCGAAGCCTGACGGGGAGTGAGTCCAACCGTGTTCTCCATCTTCAGCGATGTTGCAAGACCCCAATCCAGGACGAGCACTTCGCCAAATTGCCCGACCATGATATTGGCGGGCTTAAGGTCGCGGTGCAAAATTCCGTGGGCATGCACGAACGCGATCGCTTCGACAATTTTCTGAAAGACGCGCAAGAGTTCGGGAGGCGCAGTAACTGTTTTGCGATAGTGGGCCAGTGTTTCGCCGGAGACATACTTCATTACATAAAAAACGCGGCCATCGGCAAGCCGACCGACATCGTGAATCGGGACTATCGCCGGGTGTTCAAGTTGAGCGACGACCTTGGCTTCGCGCAACATGCGGTCAGCCAACTGGCCGGAGGTATCGGGAAGGGTGAGGAGCTTGAGCGCGACTTTGCGGTCAAGTTCGGTATCGTGAACGAGGAAAACAGTTCCCATCCCGCCGGCGGCTACTCTTTCGAGCAGACGATACTTCGTGCCGGTCAGATCGGGAGATTCGACCAGGGTGCGAAGATGTTCCAGCTTTTTGTTGGAGAGGTTATTCATGCCAGCTTGATCCCGAGTACAGCCATTACTTCTTCGCGATACTCCTGCTCATTGGAGGTCAGCTCCGCGATAGTATCGAGGACGGTCTGGCGGAATTGGCGCCGTGCCCAGGCGAGATAATTGGTGACGGTGGCTTCGTTGAGCGCGTGTTGTGCAGCCATGTCCGCATATGAGAGGCTGTTGTTGTCGGCGAGGTCGTAAGCTTCGAAGAGTTGAAAGTGTATTTGTTTCTCCTCAGTTTCGCACAACAACCTGAATTTGTGAATTGCCAGTACCAGGATGGAGCGAACCCATTCGCGGTCGAAGATCTGGTCCGGTTGGTATTGCGGTCCGGCGGCAATGGTAGCGATTTCCCGCTCGGCTGAAGCGAAGTCGAGCGAGGTGTGCTCATATTCGCCGCCTCGCTTGATCCGTTCGGAGGCCGTCTGTGCTTTCATGACTGAGCGGTCGAGGCAGGTACGCAGGAAAGTGCGAAAGCGGGCTTTGGACGGATCGTAATCAGTGAGGTACTGTTTCTCAAAGGCGGCCAGGAAGAATGACTGGATAAGATCCTGGGCATGTTCGGGCGAGACATTCCAGCGGATGCGCAGATGCTTGTAGGCAGGTCGCCAGTAGACCGAGATGACGGCATCCCAACTGACGCGTCGGCGGTCCGGGTCGCTGTCGCGAAGACCATTGATGGCGGAGAACCGCGTGGTCGGGAAGTGCGATGGATCGTCGGGCAACATATTCCTCTGGTCAGGCAACCGATAATGCCTGGTTCATAATTGTGACGATTAGGTTAGCGGGGTCATCAGGATAATAACATAGCGAGAGGGAAATGTCAAAGTTATGGCGGCGGTACTTTGGCGGACAGGGAGTTGACGATGTCTCATCTTTGTGCAGGAAAGTGCTCAATGTGATTTTGTTCCCATAGTGGGTCGGTTAATTGTGGTATGAAATCATCTATGTTAGGGAACCAGACGGCCGATTTTGCGATTATGGTTGGGAAACAATAGGTATTAGTAACCGTATATCTGACCTTTGGTTGGCTTTGTCGGGAGAAAGCCGGCCCGGTGCGGATGGCCGCCTGAAGGGTAATTCGGCAAAAGACAATATAGCAACGAGGTATCGTGTGATTCGCTTCTCATTTGTCATCCTGATATTGGGTCTATTCTCACTCATGCTTTTCGGGGTCTCCGGCTGTTCGAAAGACCAGACCGCCGGGGCGTTTACGCCTCCGCCAATGCCGGTGGAGACAGCGACCGTGGAAGCGAAGACAGTGGTCGATCGATTTGATGCGGTCGGGACTATCGAGGCGATCAACTCGGTGACGATCGTCTCGGAGATCGATGGACTGGTCAAAGCGGTACCCTTTGACGAAGGGTCATCGATCAAGAAGGGGGAGTTGATCGTGCAGTTGGATGATTCACAGCTTAAGGCAGACCTGGCCCGGGCCGAAGCGATCCGCGATCAACAGAAGGTCACGTATGATCGAGTGAAAGAACTCTCGGACCGTGGCGCAGTTTCCCCACAGGAACATGATAACGCGTTGGCGAATTTGAAAGTTGCTGAGGCAGATGTTGATCTGGCGAAAGCCCGTCTGGACAAGACCCGCATTGTTGCGCCGTTTGACGGTGTAATCGGAGCGCGCAAGATAAGCCCTGGTACGTTTCTGCGAGCGGGTGGTTCATTCGGGACAAGCAGCGCCATTGCTGATCTGGTACAGCTTTCGCAGCTCAAAGTGACATTCTCCGCGCCAGAGCGGTTCTTCTCGATGCTGAAACGGAAGGCAGAGGTCACGGTCACGACCAGCGCGTATCGAGATCAGGCAGTGAAGGGGACGATCGAAGTGATCGAGCCGATGGTTGATCCCTCGACGCGCAGTGCGATGATCACAGCGCATATCGAAAACCCGGAGTACCGGTTCCGCCCGGGCATGTCGGCCAATATATCGGCGGTTCTCAGCACGCGGGATAACGCGCTGCTGGTGCCGGATGAAGCAATCTTCGCTGAAGGAGACCAGATGCTGGTCTTTGTGGTGAAGCCGGATTCAACCGTGGGGCGAGCGGTGATCAAGATAGGAAGCCGCCAGCCGGGGACAGTGGAGATATTGTCAGGGCTGGAAGTAGGGCAGATGGTAGTTTCAGCCGGGCACCAGAAGTTATATGAGGGGGCGAAAGTGATGCCAATACCGCATCAGGCGGCGGGCGCGGCGCAGGTGCAGGGAGGCGTGCAGTGAAGTTATCTGAAATATCGATCCAGCGACCCGTTCTGGCGCTGGTTTTTAGCTTAGTCATTATTTTGCTCGGGGCGGTGGCATTCAGTCGCCTTCCGGTCCGAGAGTATCCGGATATCGATCCGCCGATCGTTTCGATAACCACTTTCTATCGAGGCGCAAGCCCGAACGTGATCGAGACGGAGATCACCGACGTACTGGAAGAGCAACTCTCGACGGTGGAAGGGGTCAAGACGCTGACCTCATCGAGCCAGGAGCAGGGGTCGGTTGTTACAGTCGAGTTCGAACTCGGTAAAGATGTCAATGAAGCGGCCAACGATGTACGCGACCGTGTATCGCGCGTGCGCGGCTTATTGCCGCGAGAGGCCGATGACCCGATTGTCGAGAAAGTTGATGTCAACGCGCAGCCGATCGTCTGGATCGCGCTGTCGAGTACACGTCATTCCAACCTGGAATTGACGGATGTTGCTGATCGAATCCTGAAAGAGCGGATCCAGCGGTTGCCGGGGGTAGCCTCGGTTTTTCTCGGTGGAGAGCGTAGATATGCGATGCGTGTCTGGCTGGATGCCCAGCGCATGGCTTCGCGTGGATTGACCGCCAATGATGTCGAAAACGCGATCCGTCGCGAGAACGCCGAGATCCCGGCCGGACGAGTCGAGGGAAGCGGACGTGAGTTCTCTGTTCGGACACGCGGCGATCTGGTAACGGCGGAGGAGTTCGGCGCGATCATCGTCCGTCAGGCGGGGGATGAGACCGTGCGGCTTCGCGATGTCGCCCAAGTGGAGCTGGGTGCTGAGGATGAGCGGACAGCGGTTCGATACAACGGATTGCCGGCGATCGGCCTCGGGATCATCAAGCAACAGAAGGCGAGTACGATCGACGTTGCCGAGGTGGTCGTTAGTGAATTACCCGAACTGACCAAACTGGTTCCCGAGGGGATGACGCTGGAAGTGGCATACAACTCGGCGACCTTCATTGAAGATTCGATCGATGAAGTGGCTGAGACGTTGCTGATCGCGTTCCTGTTGGTGGTGGCGGTGATCCTGCTCTTCCTGAAGAGCATTCGCGCGACGATCATTCCGACTTTCGCGATCCCGGCCTCGATCATCGGCGCGTTTGCGCTGGCCTACTTTTTTGGATTCACCATCAACATCCTGACGCTGCTGGCATTGGTGCTGGCGATCGGTCTGGTGGTGGATGACGCGATCGTGGTCCTGGAGAACGTTTACCGTCATATGGAGATGGGGAAGAACCGCCGGCAGGCAGCAATCGATGGATCCAAGGAGATCGGGTTCGCCGTATTGGCGACGACGATCACGCTGGTGGCGGTGTTT encodes:
- a CDS encoding PDZ domain-containing protein, with protein sequence MLKTIGWLLFSLAVTALTTTAQTKEEKQPRHEMRIMGEPGQLWMLPEVGMVAIEREGKVTVEAISPAQSRPKAYASVDLQQGDIIMMANGKKIGSSKEISALYDSLQIGQDLKMGIKRGEKMMMVTVKKADPESLPQRKMIVSEGDAGQNWEAQGSHSIQIDPSVENVTAVGGTGLMIGNKGKDIVVAGKMPHAKSILGDAAIGQGDIITHLQDKPVTTVAEFESAFDAIKIGDPVTITVLHDGKELKATFTKQESQFRTVIKKG
- a CDS encoding HAMP domain-containing histidine kinase, with the translated sequence MHLSRHIVSAIIVLIVLSLAGLVMVQSFLLSNARELEEQAFQRNVLAALNAATQKLETGETARRIVITMGAQFSGVDSLGKSMLSIQESMVAHTAVGVWTSDSLSWRENVESDTRLFNREVHPPIPPVEMEERAIRYRVPEKQHVRIVAFSAVSGRDTTLVDTVKLPGDYRIELTDSSFAAQSYIFKFANDSSSILLHVDSTFKSKLPPTSLELGKKSEMVSRVVNNLVFAEMEPIERRVDYPKLDSVLGITLRESGIDLAYAFGVIGNNDSLRMARPSQYREELQASPLRSRLFPNDLFAAANELVVYFPEERSFIWQQVTPLLVATMVFMLIITLCFAYTIRTIMRQRRFAELTVDFINNMTHEFKTPISTVNLAAEALLKSEPGAESKTVRYGKMILDENQRMRNQVDKILQMAVLEEGDFELSLSDVDLHQVIGKAAEHLSLHVEHRDGKVDCRLEAPHHIVKADPVHLSNIISNILDNANKYSPEHPQITISTRNGDGGVFVRISDNGIGIREKDLKQVFDKYYRVPSGNIHNVKGFGLGLAYVKLMVEAHSGRIRIDSQFGKGTDVEIYLPVVESVEQDG
- a CDS encoding response regulator transcription factor, with product MNEKILLLEDDANLGSILQEHLQMQGYGVTLCTNGIDGINAYRGGHFALCLVDVMMPKMDGFTFAREIRSTDDQTPLIFLTAKSLKEDKIEGFKIGCDDYLTKPFSIEELLLRIQAILKRAGGKSRDDSTISQFVIGGYQFDATRQLLRFKEKQYKLTPKEAELLKLLCLHMNETLEREVALKKVWGDDNYFSGRSMDVFVSRLRKYFKDDPRVEIMGIHGKGFRLIVS
- a CDS encoding VOC family protein; its protein translation is MSKPVVHFEIAGHNGGKLRDFYGKLFDWEYQLFGEGGDYGMVSPTGPNSIGGGVSSVPPGGHPYVTIYVQVEDLQASLNKAESLGGKTILPPTPIPGMGAFAWFSDPDGNVMGIFRAGE
- a CDS encoding serine/threonine protein kinase produces the protein MNNLSNKKLEHLRTLVESPDLTGTKYRLLERVAAGGMGTVFLVHDTELDRKVALKLLTLPDTSGQLADRMLREAKVVAQLEHPAIVPIHDVGRLADGRVFYVMKYVSGETLAHYRKTVTAPPELLRVFQKIVEAIAFVHAHGILHRDLKPANIMVGQFGEVLVLDWGLATSLKMENTVGLTPRQASLLKKDNPAITDSGAVMGTPAYMSPEQASGDPSLIDQRSDIYSLGAILYFLLTGKHPLKDETSGRLLPPRELQRSIPKRIEAVCLKSLRTERSERYQSANDLSRDIARYLDNEPVTAYKESIWEITSRWAGRNKVILFILFGYMLVRYLIFFFLQI
- a CDS encoding sigma-70 family RNA polymerase sigma factor, yielding MLPDDPSHFPTTRFSAINGLRDSDPDRRRVSWDAVISVYWRPAYKHLRIRWNVSPEHAQDLIQSFFLAAFEKQYLTDYDPSKARFRTFLRTCLDRSVMKAQTASERIKRGGEYEHTSLDFASAEREIATIAAGPQYQPDQIFDREWVRSILVLAIHKFRLLCETEEKQIHFQLFEAYDLADNNSLSYADMAAQHALNEATVTNYLAWARRQFRQTVLDTIAELTSNEQEYREEVMAVLGIKLA
- a CDS encoding efflux RND transporter periplasmic adaptor subunit, whose amino-acid sequence is MLFGVSGCSKDQTAGAFTPPPMPVETATVEAKTVVDRFDAVGTIEAINSVTIVSEIDGLVKAVPFDEGSSIKKGELIVQLDDSQLKADLARAEAIRDQQKVTYDRVKELSDRGAVSPQEHDNALANLKVAEADVDLAKARLDKTRIVAPFDGVIGARKISPGTFLRAGGSFGTSSAIADLVQLSQLKVTFSAPERFFSMLKRKAEVTVTTSAYRDQAVKGTIEVIEPMVDPSTRSAMITAHIENPEYRFRPGMSANISAVLSTRDNALLVPDEAIFAEGDQMLVFVVKPDSTVGRAVIKIGSRQPGTVEILSGLEVGQMVVSAGHQKLYEGAKVMPIPHQAAGAAQVQGGVQ